In one window of Eggerthella guodeyinii DNA:
- a CDS encoding acyl-CoA dehydratase activase-related protein: MASPGFPLRTAADGSPRRIGMPRALLHYRYGTLWTAFFEELGCDVVVSDPTDRSTVARGDALSNDECCLASKIYLGHVASLVETDRCDAVFVPSIANVGRRRGFCTKFQALPDLVANTFADKRIELVSCLVNEVEEHKGMKDALIALATERFAGPREAKRAWKAASRAQEQAERAALLGQTRTLARLDAARAAARRPEDAPLGILLAAHPYIAHDAFMGGALVDMLEHMNAEVLFADEADRERALKASFDFSDTLPWIVSRELVGAITQLHDRVDGIVLVSAFPCGPDSMTDDAIVRCIQGRPVLNLTIDAQSGTAGLETRVESFVDILRYQKKGGYVGA; encoded by the coding sequence ATGGCATCCCCCGGCTTCCCTCTCCGCACCGCCGCCGACGGCTCGCCGCGCCGCATCGGCATGCCGCGCGCGCTGCTGCACTACCGCTACGGCACGCTGTGGACGGCGTTCTTCGAGGAGCTGGGGTGCGACGTGGTGGTCAGCGACCCCACCGACCGCAGCACCGTGGCGCGCGGGGACGCGCTGTCGAACGACGAATGCTGCCTCGCTTCGAAAATCTACCTCGGCCATGTGGCGTCGCTCGTGGAAACCGATCGCTGCGACGCGGTGTTCGTGCCGAGCATCGCCAACGTGGGGCGCCGGCGCGGGTTCTGCACGAAGTTCCAAGCGCTGCCCGACCTCGTGGCCAACACGTTCGCCGACAAGCGCATCGAGCTGGTGTCGTGCCTGGTCAACGAAGTTGAAGAACACAAGGGCATGAAGGATGCGCTCATCGCGTTGGCCACCGAGCGTTTCGCCGGTCCGCGCGAGGCGAAGCGCGCCTGGAAGGCGGCCTCGCGCGCGCAGGAGCAGGCCGAACGCGCCGCCCTGCTGGGGCAGACCCGCACGTTGGCGCGCCTCGACGCCGCGCGGGCGGCGGCCCGGCGGCCCGAGGACGCACCCCTGGGCATCCTGTTGGCGGCGCACCCCTACATCGCGCACGACGCGTTCATGGGAGGCGCGCTGGTGGACATGCTCGAGCACATGAACGCCGAGGTGCTGTTCGCCGACGAGGCCGACCGCGAACGCGCGCTGAAGGCCAGCTTCGACTTTTCCGACACGCTCCCGTGGATCGTCAGCCGCGAGCTGGTGGGCGCCATCACGCAGCTGCACGACCGGGTGGACGGCATCGTGCTGGTCAGCGCCTTCCCGTGCGGCCCCGACTCCATGACCGACGACGCCATCGTGCGCTGCATCCAGGGACGTCCCGTGCTCAACCTCACCATCGACGCGCAGAGCGGCACCGCCGGCCTCGAGACGCGCGTGGAGAGCTTCGTCGACATCCTGCGCTACCAGAAGAAAGGGGGCTACGTTGGCGCGTGA
- a CDS encoding LysR family transcriptional regulator has translation MNIKQIRYFVAVFQDGSLSAAAKEQYVTVQAVSKAIADLERELKNELFVRESRGVHPTPFGKAFYAKAEPVLRDFDELEAFAHNRRAEGVSSLRLGLCTPPFYGHEQARASIASFIGKGMNIETSVSLETGSRGASALHAGRLDALIMVGLFNHPEFDCITIGKVMPGVVMARAHPLAQNKTVTLADIRPYPVAVSEHFDTFNESIVSVYRSRGVDIRFCPTAPERFDAFITKENGLSFAVGIPALGQLHPGTDMKLIAPEDAVAIPICMVSLKNNKAPAYLALERWLINERMLMGTDPVKRFVTATAAARLKK, from the coding sequence TTGAATATCAAACAAATCAGATATTTCGTCGCTGTATTCCAGGATGGCAGCCTGTCGGCAGCCGCCAAGGAGCAGTACGTAACCGTGCAAGCGGTTTCAAAAGCTATCGCGGACCTCGAGCGAGAATTGAAGAACGAATTGTTCGTGCGCGAAAGCCGCGGCGTGCATCCCACGCCGTTCGGCAAGGCCTTCTACGCCAAGGCCGAGCCCGTGCTGCGCGACTTCGACGAGCTGGAGGCATTTGCTCACAACCGGCGCGCGGAGGGCGTCTCCTCTTTAAGACTGGGGCTGTGCACGCCCCCGTTCTACGGACATGAGCAGGCGCGTGCCAGCATAGCCTCTTTCATCGGCAAGGGTATGAACATCGAAACATCCGTGAGCCTGGAGACGGGATCGCGCGGTGCGAGCGCCCTGCACGCGGGCCGTCTCGACGCGCTCATCATGGTGGGCCTGTTCAACCACCCCGAGTTCGACTGCATAACCATCGGCAAGGTCATGCCGGGCGTGGTGATGGCGCGTGCCCACCCGCTCGCGCAGAACAAGACGGTGACGTTGGCCGACATCCGTCCCTACCCGGTTGCGGTCTCGGAGCATTTCGACACCTTCAACGAGTCCATCGTGTCGGTGTACCGGTCGCGCGGCGTGGACATCCGCTTCTGCCCGACCGCCCCGGAGCGCTTCGACGCGTTCATCACGAAGGAGAACGGGCTGTCGTTCGCGGTGGGCATTCCGGCGCTCGGCCAGCTGCATCCCGGCACCGACATGAAGCTCATCGCGCCGGAAGACGCCGTCGCCATCCCCATCTGCATGGTCAGCCTCAAGAACAACAAAGCGCCTGCGTACCTGGCCCTCGAGCGCTGGCTGATCAACGAGCGCATGCTCATGGGAACCGATCCCGTGAAGCGCTTCGTGACGGCAACCGCTGCGGCGCGCTTGAAGAAGTAG
- a CDS encoding universal stress protein, whose translation MAVDKLLVAFDESEGADRALHMAASLAAVNPEAHVDIVYVVPIPLLDETQMANFKDILDMMISDGEDLLAEAEQKMGEEVAARTDSLLLTGTNPATEIVKLIDQRDYDLLVVGNRGLSGLKEYMGSVSHKLLHASPIPVLIAK comes from the coding sequence ATGGCCGTTGACAAGTTGCTCGTGGCGTTCGACGAATCCGAGGGCGCCGACCGCGCGCTCCACATGGCCGCCAGCCTGGCCGCAGTGAATCCCGAAGCGCACGTGGACATCGTGTACGTGGTGCCCATCCCGCTGCTCGACGAGACGCAGATGGCGAACTTCAAGGACATTCTCGACATGATGATCTCCGACGGCGAGGACCTGCTTGCCGAGGCGGAGCAGAAGATGGGCGAGGAGGTTGCCGCGCGCACCGATTCGCTGCTGCTGACCGGCACGAACCCCGCCACCGAGATCGTCAAGCTGATCGACCAGCGCGACTACGACCTGCTCGTTGTGGGCAACCGCGGCCTGAGCGGGCTCAAGGAATACATGGGCAGCGTCAGCCACAAGCTGCTGCACGCATCCCCTATCCCCGTGCTCATCGCGAAGTAG
- a CDS encoding aquaporin, which translates to MEVSPMKKYAAECFGTFVLTLFGCGSAAVAGATLGTLGIAMAFGLSIVAMAFVIGNVSGCHINPAVSFGLFLDKRLSAKDLIGYWVAQFIGGIIAAAVLALIISMCDLGGVLVTGLGCDGYEAASAVGISVVGAVIVEIILTCIFVLSVLGSTADEKTAPFAGIIIGLTLTFVHIMGIPLTGTSVNPARSFGPALMMAFNGDMTALSQVWVFIVGPLVGAACAAGIWIAFKNKKAA; encoded by the coding sequence ATGGAAGTTTCACCTATGAAGAAGTATGCGGCAGAATGCTTCGGCACCTTCGTGCTGACGCTGTTCGGCTGCGGCAGCGCTGCGGTTGCCGGCGCCACGCTGGGCACACTGGGCATCGCAATGGCGTTCGGCCTGTCCATCGTTGCGATGGCATTCGTTATCGGCAACGTATCCGGCTGCCACATCAACCCGGCCGTCTCGTTCGGCCTGTTCCTCGACAAGCGCCTGTCGGCCAAGGACCTCATCGGCTACTGGGTGGCCCAGTTCATCGGCGGCATCATCGCTGCGGCCGTGCTGGCGCTCATCATCAGCATGTGCGACCTCGGCGGCGTGCTGGTTACGGGCCTCGGCTGCGACGGCTACGAGGCCGCGTCGGCCGTGGGCATCTCCGTCGTGGGCGCGGTGATCGTCGAGATCATCCTCACCTGCATCTTCGTGCTGTCGGTGCTGGGCTCCACGGCCGACGAGAAGACGGCTCCGTTCGCCGGCATCATCATCGGCCTCACGCTGACCTTCGTGCACATCATGGGCATCCCGCTGACGGGCACGTCCGTGAACCCCGCGCGCAGCTTCGGCCCCGCCCTCATGATGGCCTTCAACGGCGATATGACCGCGTTGTCCCAGGTGTGGGTGTTCATCGTGGGCCCGCTCGTGGGCGCCGCCTGCGCAGCCGGCATCTGGATCGCGTTCAAGAACAAGAAAGCGGCGTAA
- a CDS encoding acyl-CoA dehydratase activase, which translates to MERQGSVPERAAASGAPFAPSGRTECYLGIDIGSISTKGVIIDADRRIIARTYLWTEGNPADAARRVVADLGSQVDRDKVRVRATGTTGSARRLVGAMCGATVVKNEITAHAVGTTFLHPDVRTILEIGGQDSKIICVENGIAVDYAMNTLCAAGTGAFLSSQAHRLGVEVEEFGDIALTSKKPANIAARCTVFAESDLVHKIQVGYAREDIIAGLCRAVATNYLNNVGKGKQIAAPVVFQGGVSKNAGVVQAFRDELGMDVTVDEDGHLMGAFGVALLAAEAAPRSTGAGAGGGSGAGAEEFDFDALRTFEFATREVECQKCANHCEIICVYRDGTIIDSWGNRCDKGAVKAG; encoded by the coding sequence TTGGAGCGGCAAGGTTCGGTGCCAGAACGCGCCGCAGCGTCGGGAGCTCCGTTCGCCCCGTCAGGGCGAACGGAATGCTACCTGGGCATCGACATCGGGTCGATTTCCACGAAGGGCGTGATCATCGACGCCGATCGGCGCATCATCGCGCGCACGTACCTGTGGACCGAGGGCAACCCCGCCGACGCCGCGCGCCGCGTGGTGGCCGACCTGGGGTCGCAGGTGGATCGCGACAAAGTGCGCGTGCGGGCCACGGGAACCACGGGCAGCGCACGACGGCTGGTGGGCGCCATGTGCGGCGCCACCGTGGTGAAGAACGAGATCACGGCGCATGCCGTGGGCACGACGTTCCTCCATCCCGACGTGCGCACCATTTTGGAGATCGGCGGGCAGGACTCGAAGATCATCTGCGTGGAGAACGGCATCGCCGTGGACTACGCCATGAACACGCTGTGCGCCGCGGGCACGGGCGCGTTCTTGTCGAGCCAGGCGCACCGCCTGGGCGTGGAGGTGGAGGAGTTCGGCGACATCGCGCTGACCTCGAAGAAGCCGGCGAACATCGCCGCGCGCTGCACCGTGTTCGCGGAGAGCGACCTCGTGCACAAGATCCAGGTGGGCTACGCGCGCGAGGACATCATCGCGGGGCTGTGCCGCGCCGTGGCCACGAACTACCTCAACAACGTGGGCAAGGGCAAGCAGATCGCCGCGCCCGTGGTGTTCCAGGGCGGCGTGAGCAAGAACGCCGGCGTGGTGCAGGCGTTCCGCGACGAGCTGGGGATGGACGTCACAGTTGACGAGGACGGCCACCTCATGGGCGCGTTCGGCGTGGCGCTGCTGGCGGCCGAGGCCGCGCCGCGGAGCACGGGCGCGGGCGCGGGCGGCGGCTCCGGCGCAGGGGCTGAGGAGTTCGACTTCGACGCGCTGCGCACGTTCGAGTTCGCCACCCGCGAGGTGGAGTGCCAGAAGTGTGCGAACCACTGCGAGATCATCTGCGTGTACCGCGACGGAACGATCATCGACTCCTGGGGCAACCGCTGCGACAAAGGCGCGGTGAAGGCGGGGTAG
- a CDS encoding 2-hydroxyacyl-CoA dehydratase gives MARDTKRDVVNPLHTDSEEEARGVRVVVGTERGPFKLLPALPKKKRAKRDRHARTRVAFFRYSYYDIAFKFFVENVLDADFVTLPKPTKRTIELGSRHSSDTVCAPFKHILGDYIEALELGADVLVQFAGPCRLGYYGELQQSILRDMGYEFDMLNFAMLTGKPLTEYVSVCKKKVNPDLSVPHGVRNMLAVFKMIENLDEVNDFYLANAGFEAEHGSFERARETYFADMRGASNERDIAEAQRAGLDALRALPLRRPARPLRVGIVGEYFTAADPASNLDLERKFLDMGVELHRALNMTNRNLRYNEKNLRASISEYVRYDMGPTSSMTIAAALRYAQEGFDGIVHLKSSGCTPEVDCMPVLQRISRDTGVPMLYLSYDSQTSDTGLDTRLEAFYDMIAMKKEKIG, from the coding sequence TTGGCGCGTGATACGAAACGCGACGTGGTCAACCCGCTGCACACCGACAGCGAGGAGGAGGCGCGCGGCGTCCGCGTGGTGGTGGGCACCGAGCGCGGCCCGTTCAAACTGCTGCCCGCCTTGCCGAAGAAGAAACGCGCGAAACGCGATCGGCACGCCCGCACCCGCGTGGCGTTCTTCCGTTACAGCTACTACGATATCGCGTTCAAGTTCTTCGTCGAGAACGTGCTGGACGCCGATTTCGTCACGCTGCCGAAGCCGACGAAGCGCACCATCGAGCTGGGCTCGCGCCATTCCAGCGACACGGTGTGCGCGCCGTTCAAGCACATCCTGGGCGACTACATCGAGGCGCTTGAGCTGGGCGCGGACGTGCTCGTGCAGTTCGCGGGGCCCTGCCGCCTGGGGTACTACGGTGAGCTGCAGCAGTCCATCCTGCGCGACATGGGCTACGAGTTCGACATGCTGAACTTCGCCATGCTCACCGGCAAGCCGCTGACCGAGTACGTCTCGGTGTGCAAGAAGAAGGTGAACCCCGACCTGTCGGTGCCGCACGGCGTGCGCAACATGCTGGCCGTGTTCAAGATGATCGAGAACCTGGACGAAGTGAACGACTTCTATCTGGCGAACGCCGGCTTCGAGGCCGAGCACGGGTCGTTCGAACGCGCACGGGAGACGTACTTCGCCGACATGCGCGGCGCCTCGAACGAGCGCGATATCGCCGAAGCGCAGCGCGCCGGCCTCGATGCGCTGCGGGCGCTGCCGCTGCGGCGCCCTGCGCGGCCGCTGCGCGTGGGCATCGTGGGCGAGTACTTCACGGCGGCCGACCCCGCAAGCAACCTGGACCTGGAGCGCAAGTTCCTCGACATGGGCGTGGAGCTGCACCGCGCGCTCAACATGACGAACCGCAACCTGCGCTACAACGAGAAGAACCTGCGCGCGAGCATTTCCGAATACGTGCGCTACGACATGGGGCCCACGTCGAGCATGACCATCGCGGCGGCGCTGCGCTACGCGCAGGAGGGGTTCGACGGCATCGTGCACCTCAAGTCGTCGGGCTGCACGCCCGAGGTGGACTGCATGCCCGTGCTGCAGCGCATCAGCCGCGACACCGGCGTGCCCATGCTGTACCTCAGCTACGATTCGCAGACGAGCGACACGGGGCTCGACACGCGCCTCGAAGCGTTTTACGACATGATCGCCATGAAGAAGGAGAAGATCGGATGA
- a CDS encoding FAD-dependent oxidoreductase, translating into MEQFDAAIIGFGTAGRALGGALADAGQNIAVVEQSDTMYGGACVNNACIPTKSLVESARLSAAIGGPITQREERYTAAVDDMDELRTASRMRNYHALADRSNVSVIDGRASFVDASHLRVSTASGTRDIEAKRVFIDTGSLPKLPSIPGVDSPRVFVSSSLIDLRALPRQLVIIGGGYVGLEFASFYTDFGAQVTILQDGDAILSHEDPETAEAVRKSLEDRGVTIVYNADVTSIDDEHDQVLVFAQVNGEEKRYPAHAALVAIGRTPNTAGLNLEAAGVDLTERGGIKVDEHLRTTADNVWAMGDVTGGMQFTYIAYDDFRIVASDLLGDGSRTTKNRGAIPYCTFVHPPFARVGMTADEAREAGHAVNVYALPAEGISQAHILRDPVGLMKAVVDADSNVVLGMDLFCEDAQELVNTVKLVMDARIPASVLQSAVFSHPSMTEAFNNLFTPENLQQ; encoded by the coding sequence ATGGAACAGTTCGACGCAGCGATCATCGGGTTTGGAACGGCGGGCCGCGCCCTGGGCGGTGCGCTTGCCGACGCAGGTCAGAACATCGCGGTCGTGGAGCAGTCCGACACCATGTACGGCGGCGCCTGCGTGAACAACGCCTGCATCCCCACGAAGTCCCTCGTGGAATCGGCGCGCCTCTCGGCCGCCATCGGCGGCCCCATCACCCAGCGCGAGGAGCGCTATACCGCCGCGGTCGACGACATGGACGAGCTGCGCACCGCCTCGCGGATGCGCAACTACCACGCGCTGGCCGACCGGTCGAACGTCAGCGTCATCGACGGTCGCGCGTCGTTCGTGGACGCTTCCCACCTGCGCGTTTCCACGGCAAGCGGCACGCGCGATATCGAGGCGAAGCGCGTGTTCATCGACACCGGATCGCTGCCGAAGCTGCCCTCCATCCCCGGCGTGGACAGCCCGCGCGTGTTCGTCAGCAGCTCGCTCATCGACCTGCGCGCGCTTCCGCGCCAGCTCGTCATCATCGGCGGCGGCTACGTGGGCCTCGAGTTCGCCTCGTTCTACACCGACTTCGGCGCGCAGGTGACCATCCTGCAAGACGGCGACGCCATCCTCTCGCACGAAGACCCGGAAACGGCCGAAGCCGTGCGGAAAAGCCTCGAGGACCGCGGCGTCACCATCGTGTACAACGCCGACGTGACGAGCATCGACGACGAGCACGATCAAGTGCTGGTGTTCGCCCAGGTGAACGGCGAGGAGAAGCGCTACCCCGCCCACGCAGCGCTCGTCGCCATCGGCCGCACGCCGAACACGGCGGGCCTCAACCTGGAAGCCGCCGGCGTCGATCTCACCGAACGCGGCGGCATCAAGGTGGACGAGCATCTGCGCACCACGGCCGACAACGTCTGGGCCATGGGCGACGTGACGGGCGGCATGCAGTTCACCTACATCGCCTACGACGACTTCCGCATCGTCGCGTCCGACCTCCTGGGCGACGGCTCGCGCACCACGAAGAACCGCGGCGCCATCCCCTACTGTACGTTCGTGCACCCGCCGTTCGCGCGCGTGGGCATGACCGCGGACGAGGCGCGCGAAGCCGGCCACGCCGTGAACGTGTACGCGCTGCCGGCCGAAGGCATCTCGCAGGCGCACATCCTGCGCGATCCGGTGGGCCTCATGAAGGCCGTGGTGGACGCGGACTCCAACGTGGTGCTGGGCATGGACCTGTTCTGCGAAGACGCCCAGGAGCTGGTGAACACCGTGAAGCTGGTCATGGACGCGCGCATCCCCGCCTCCGTGCTGCAAAGCGCCGTGTTCTCGCATCCGTCCATGACCGAGGCGTTCAACAACCTGTTCACGCCGGAGAACCTGCAGCAGTAA
- a CDS encoding rhodanese-like domain-containing protein yields the protein MKARTKMRGRLVAVVALALTGALALAACSSAPAESEDASMNASGSSTAPSTSAYTKITADEAQVMMDAGSPTIVDVRTAQEYAEGHVPGAINIPVENIGADKPAELADTDADLIVYCRTGVRSKQASDKLVELGYQHVNDMGGIVDWTGDKVTGDQPK from the coding sequence ATGAAAGCTCGCACGAAGATGCGCGGTCGCTTGGTAGCCGTCGTGGCACTGGCGCTGACGGGGGCCCTCGCCCTGGCGGCCTGCTCGAGCGCACCCGCAGAGTCCGAGGACGCGTCGATGAACGCGAGCGGCTCCAGCACCGCCCCGTCCACCAGCGCGTACACCAAGATCACCGCCGATGAGGCCCAGGTTATGATGGATGCCGGCTCCCCCACCATCGTGGACGTGCGCACCGCGCAGGAGTACGCCGAGGGCCACGTCCCCGGCGCCATCAACATCCCTGTGGAGAACATCGGCGCCGACAAGCCGGCCGAGCTCGCCGATACGGACGCCGACCTCATCGTGTACTGCCGCACGGGCGTGCGCAGCAAGCAGGCCTCCGATAAGCTGGTCGAGCTGGGCTACCAGCACGTCAACGACATGGGCGGCATCGTCGACTGGACCGGCGACAAGGTCACCGGCGACCAGCCGAAGTAG
- a CDS encoding DUF5679 domain-containing protein: protein MAIEAYCMKCKEKKEMKDPVEGTTKNGKPITKGTCPVCGSTICRIGAAK, encoded by the coding sequence ATGGCCATTGAAGCGTATTGCATGAAGTGCAAAGAGAAGAAGGAAATGAAGGATCCCGTGGAGGGCACCACGAAGAACGGCAAGCCCATCACGAAGGGCACGTGCCCCGTGTGCGGCAGCACCATCTGCCGTATCGGCGCGGCGAAGTAG
- a CDS encoding FAD-dependent oxidoreductase has translation MKHYDAAIIGFGKGGKTLAGALAAAGKDVAVIEQSPRMYGGTCINVACIPTKTLVHAAALSQAQGGTFAERAARYAAAIDEKDRVTGMLRGKNYHKIADLPNVDVIDGRASFVDATHLAIEPAAAADATTDAADGATAAAPEQIEADRIFINTGARPFVPPIPGIDSPRVFVSETLLDLRDLPERFVIIGGGYIGLEFASLYANFGSQVTVVQDTEEFIPREDAAIAASVLASLENRGIRVVRSARVVRIDREAAQDAVVVEVAGTEERIPADAVLVATGRRPNVEGLALDAAGVELTERGAVRADKHLRTTAPNIHAMGDVVGGLQFTYISLDDFRIVKDDLLGDGARTTENRGAVPYSVFLDPPFSRVGMTEQEARDAGFAVNVAELPAAAIPKAQLLGKPVGLLKAVVDADTDRLLGVHLFCEESYEMINTAKLAIDAGLPYQTLRDAIYTHPTMSEAFNDLFAAVR, from the coding sequence ATGAAACACTACGATGCAGCCATCATCGGCTTCGGAAAAGGCGGGAAGACCCTGGCCGGCGCGCTGGCGGCCGCGGGCAAGGACGTCGCCGTGATCGAGCAGTCGCCGCGCATGTACGGCGGCACCTGCATCAACGTGGCCTGCATCCCCACGAAGACCCTCGTGCACGCCGCCGCGCTGTCGCAGGCGCAGGGCGGCACGTTCGCCGAACGCGCCGCGCGCTATGCCGCCGCCATCGACGAGAAGGATCGCGTGACCGGCATGCTGCGCGGCAAGAACTACCACAAGATCGCCGACCTGCCGAACGTCGACGTCATCGACGGCCGCGCCTCGTTCGTGGACGCGACGCACCTCGCCATCGAGCCCGCAGCAGCGGCCGACGCCACAACCGACGCCGCAGACGGCGCCACCGCAGCCGCACCCGAGCAGATCGAAGCCGACCGCATCTTCATCAACACCGGCGCGCGTCCCTTCGTGCCACCCATCCCCGGCATCGACAGCCCGCGCGTGTTCGTCAGCGAGACGCTGCTCGACCTGCGCGACCTACCGGAGCGCTTCGTGATCATCGGCGGCGGCTACATCGGCCTCGAGTTCGCCTCCCTGTACGCGAACTTCGGCTCGCAAGTGACCGTCGTGCAGGACACCGAGGAGTTCATCCCGCGCGAAGACGCCGCCATCGCCGCATCGGTGCTGGCCAGCCTTGAGAACCGCGGCATTCGCGTCGTGCGGAGCGCGCGCGTCGTGCGCATCGACCGCGAAGCCGCACAGGACGCCGTCGTCGTCGAGGTCGCCGGCACCGAGGAGCGCATCCCGGCCGACGCCGTGCTCGTGGCCACGGGCCGCCGCCCCAACGTGGAGGGTCTCGCGCTCGACGCCGCCGGCGTGGAGCTCACCGAACGCGGCGCCGTGCGCGCCGACAAGCACCTGCGCACCACCGCGCCGAACATCCACGCGATGGGCGACGTCGTGGGCGGCCTGCAGTTCACCTATATCTCGCTCGACGACTTCCGCATCGTGAAGGACGACCTGCTGGGCGACGGCGCACGCACCACCGAGAACCGCGGCGCCGTGCCCTACAGCGTGTTCCTCGACCCGCCGTTCTCGCGCGTGGGCATGACCGAGCAGGAGGCGCGCGACGCGGGCTTCGCCGTGAACGTGGCCGAGCTTCCGGCGGCGGCCATCCCGAAGGCGCAGCTGCTGGGCAAGCCCGTCGGCCTGCTGAAGGCCGTCGTGGACGCCGACACCGACCGCCTGCTGGGCGTGCACCTGTTCTGCGAGGAGTCGTACGAGATGATCAACACGGCGAAGCTGGCCATCGACGCCGGGCTGCCGTATCAAACGCTGCGCGACGCCATCTACACGCACCCCACCATGAGCGAAGCCTTCAACGACCTGTTCGCCGCCGTTCGCTAA